One window of Hymenobacter sp. BRD128 genomic DNA carries:
- the msrB gene encoding peptide-methionine (R)-S-oxide reductase MsrB, with amino-acid sequence MRFSLLPLLLSAVAFTPACSQSHADQPKTVAAVPAGLKGATVTTAKYPQPQPVTGKPGEFPVQHTDAEWKKLLTPDQYYILREEGTERPFTGKYHDNHAAGTYYCAADHNLLFSSDTKFDSGTGWPSFFAPATAASVKVKSDESFGMSRDEIVCAKCGGHLGHVFDDGPKPTGQRYCMDGNALLFEPKK; translated from the coding sequence ATGCGTTTTTCCCTGCTTCCACTTTTGCTGAGCGCCGTTGCTTTTACCCCGGCCTGCTCGCAGAGCCACGCCGACCAGCCCAAAACCGTAGCGGCCGTGCCCGCCGGCCTCAAAGGTGCTACCGTCACCACGGCTAAATACCCCCAGCCCCAGCCCGTAACGGGCAAGCCTGGTGAGTTTCCGGTGCAGCACACCGATGCCGAGTGGAAAAAGCTGCTCACCCCCGACCAATACTACATCTTGCGAGAAGAGGGCACCGAGCGGCCTTTCACCGGCAAGTACCACGACAACCACGCGGCTGGCACTTACTACTGCGCCGCCGACCACAACCTGCTGTTTTCCAGCGATACCAAGTTTGACTCGGGCACTGGCTGGCCCAGTTTCTTCGCGCCGGCCACGGCGGCCAGTGTCAAAGTAAAATCGGATGAGAGCTTCGGCATGAGCCGCGATGAGATAGTGTGTGCTAAGTGCGGTGGCCACCTCGGCCACGTCTTCGACGACGGCCCCAAGCCCACCGGCCAGCGCTACTGCATGGATGGCAACGCGCTCCTGTTTGAGCCGAAAAAATAA
- the typA gene encoding translational GTPase TypA, whose protein sequence is MTQNIRNIAIIAHVDHGKTTLVDKIIHASKIFDAHQHFDDLILDDNPLERERGITIVSKNVSVRYNGVKINIIDTPGHADFGGEVERVLKMADGVLLLVDAFEGAMPQTRFVLGKALGLGLKPIVVVNKVDKENCRPDEVHEQVFDLMFNLGATEDQLDFVTLYGSSKQGWMSTDWKQKTDNIIPLLDAVVASIPPAPVLEGTPQMQVTSLDYSSFVGRIAIGRVHRGTLKEGGNMSLMKADGSIKKVKIRELHVFEGLGRNKVEEVSSGEICAVSGIEGFDIGDTLADAENPEALPRISIDEPTMNMLFTINNSPFFGKEGKFVTSRHLRDRLFKETEKNLALRVQTTDKEDTFLVFGRGILHLSVLIETMRREGYELQVGQPQVLFKEDDNGNRLEPVELLVVDVPEETAGKVIELVSMRKGEMTIMEPKGDLQHLEFSIPSRGLIGLRNNVLTATAGEAIMNHRFAAYEPHKGPIPGRIAGSLISLETGPGTAYTIDKMQDRGSFFVDPGEEVYAGQVIGEHTRPNDLTINIQKGKKLTNMRASGSDENAKIVPKRQFSLEEAMEYIQKDEYLEVTPKSVRMRKILLDENERLRYAKTAE, encoded by the coding sequence ATGACCCAGAACATTCGGAATATCGCCATCATTGCCCACGTTGACCACGGCAAGACGACTTTGGTGGATAAGATTATCCACGCCTCCAAGATTTTCGACGCGCACCAGCACTTCGACGACCTCATCCTCGACGACAACCCGTTGGAGCGTGAGCGCGGCATTACCATCGTATCGAAGAACGTATCGGTACGCTACAACGGCGTGAAAATCAACATCATCGACACCCCTGGTCACGCCGACTTCGGCGGTGAGGTAGAGCGCGTGCTGAAGATGGCCGACGGCGTGCTGCTGCTCGTGGACGCCTTCGAAGGTGCCATGCCGCAGACCCGCTTCGTGCTGGGCAAGGCCCTGGGCCTGGGCCTGAAACCCATTGTGGTAGTGAACAAAGTAGACAAGGAAAACTGCCGCCCCGACGAGGTGCACGAGCAGGTTTTCGACCTCATGTTCAACCTCGGGGCTACCGAGGACCAGCTTGATTTCGTGACGCTGTACGGCTCGTCGAAGCAGGGCTGGATGAGCACCGACTGGAAGCAGAAGACCGACAACATCATTCCGCTGCTCGACGCGGTGGTGGCCTCGATTCCGCCCGCGCCGGTGCTCGAAGGCACGCCCCAGATGCAGGTGACCTCGCTCGACTACTCGTCGTTTGTGGGCCGCATCGCCATCGGCCGCGTGCACCGCGGCACCCTGAAAGAGGGTGGCAACATGAGCCTGATGAAGGCCGATGGCAGCATCAAAAAGGTAAAAATCCGTGAGCTGCACGTGTTTGAGGGCCTCGGCCGCAACAAGGTGGAGGAAGTAAGCAGCGGCGAAATCTGCGCCGTGTCAGGTATTGAAGGCTTCGACATCGGCGATACCCTGGCCGACGCCGAGAACCCCGAGGCGCTGCCCCGCATCAGCATCGACGAGCCGACGATGAACATGCTGTTCACCATCAACAACTCGCCGTTTTTTGGCAAGGAAGGTAAATTCGTGACGTCGCGTCACTTGCGCGACCGTCTGTTCAAAGAAACCGAAAAAAACCTGGCCCTGCGCGTGCAGACCACTGACAAGGAAGACACCTTCCTGGTGTTTGGCCGCGGCATTCTGCACTTGTCGGTGCTTATCGAAACGATGCGCCGCGAAGGCTACGAGCTGCAAGTAGGCCAGCCCCAGGTGCTGTTCAAGGAAGATGACAATGGCAACCGCCTGGAGCCCGTGGAGCTGCTGGTAGTGGACGTGCCGGAGGAAACCGCCGGCAAGGTGATTGAGCTGGTGAGCATGCGCAAGGGCGAGATGACCATCATGGAGCCCAAGGGCGACTTGCAGCACCTGGAATTCAGCATTCCGAGCCGCGGCCTCATTGGCTTGCGTAACAACGTGCTGACCGCCACCGCGGGTGAGGCCATCATGAACCACCGCTTTGCCGCCTACGAGCCCCACAAGGGTCCGATTCCGGGCCGCATCGCGGGCTCGCTGATTTCGCTCGAAACCGGCCCCGGCACCGCGTACACCATTGACAAGATGCAGGACCGCGGCTCGTTCTTCGTGGACCCGGGCGAGGAAGTATACGCTGGCCAGGTTATCGGCGAGCACACCCGCCCCAACGACTTGACCATCAACATCCAGAAGGGCAAGAAGCTGACCAACATGCGCGCCTCGGGCTCGGATGAGAACGCCAAAATCGTTCCCAAGCGTCAGTTCTCGCTCGAAGAAGCCATGGAATACATCCAGAAGGATGAGTACCTGGAAGTAACGCCCAAGTCGGTGCGCATGCGCAAGATTCTGCTCGACGAGAACGAGCGCCTGCGCTACGCCAAGACGGCGGAGTAA
- a CDS encoding RNA methyltransferase, with product MFAARPAQPDRITSLHNPRIKEVLRLQEKSAERRRQGLTLVEGYRELTNARQAGWAVATLFVCEELAGESIAHELAAPARLVPRPYEYLPVSAAVFAKLAVRERSDGVLAVLHTPHRTLADLVLPENPLILVLEAVEKPGNLGAILRTADAAPAHAVLVGDPRTDLYNPNVIRASLGGIFTVPTIAAPMAEILAFLRGNGIRTFAAALADDAKSYTATTLTGPTALVLGTEADGLTPATRATCDETIIIPMRGVLDSLNVSVAAAVLTFEAVRQRG from the coding sequence ATGTTTGCCGCCCGCCCTGCTCAGCCCGACCGCATTACCAGCCTGCACAACCCGCGCATTAAAGAAGTGCTGCGCTTGCAGGAAAAATCGGCCGAGCGCCGCCGCCAGGGCCTCACGCTGGTCGAGGGCTACCGCGAGCTCACCAACGCCCGGCAGGCCGGCTGGGCCGTGGCCACGCTCTTCGTGTGCGAGGAGCTAGCCGGCGAGAGTATTGCGCACGAGCTGGCCGCGCCTGCCCGCCTCGTGCCGCGCCCCTACGAGTACCTGCCCGTGAGCGCCGCCGTGTTTGCCAAGCTAGCGGTGCGCGAGCGCTCCGATGGCGTGCTGGCAGTGCTGCACACCCCGCACCGCACCCTGGCCGACCTGGTGCTGCCCGAAAACCCGCTCATCCTCGTGCTCGAAGCCGTGGAGAAACCCGGCAACCTCGGCGCCATCCTGCGCACCGCCGATGCCGCCCCCGCCCACGCCGTGCTGGTCGGCGACCCGCGCACCGACCTCTACAACCCCAACGTCATCCGGGCTAGCCTGGGTGGCATCTTCACGGTGCCCACCATAGCCGCGCCGATGGCCGAAATCCTGGCTTTTTTGCGGGGAAATGGCATTCGCACCTTCGCCGCCGCCCTCGCCGACGACGCCAAAAGCTACACCGCCACTACCCTCACCGGCCCCACGGCGCTGGTGCTCGGCACCGAGGCCGACGGCCTCACGCCCGCCACCCGCGCGACGTGCGACGAAACCATTATTATCCCCATGCGCGGCGTGCTCGACTCGCTCAACGTGAGCGTGGCCGCCGCCGTGCTCACTTTTGAGGCCGTGCGGCAGCGGGGCTAG
- the nth gene encoding endonuclease III, protein MPSSRPAAPAPAADFAARQALALLAHQRLCAEYGAPFLFFSDKDPLSELISALLSHRTKNADSHRAYQQLRATFPTWEDVRDAPTIDVQRALSACTWPEQKAPRIQAVLREISRRCGDENLPPCSLDFLADRPIAEARAWLESITGVGPKTSAATLLFSKLRLPAMPVDSHHYRVAQRLGLIGPKVGEGPAHALLAALLPPDWTAQQVYDHHEALMFHGQKCCFFHQPACQRCIMRDVCPVGQAAVASPS, encoded by the coding sequence ATGCCTTCTTCTCGCCCGGCGGCGCCCGCCCCTGCCGCTGATTTTGCAGCCCGCCAAGCGCTGGCGCTGCTAGCCCACCAGCGGCTGTGCGCCGAGTACGGGGCGCCGTTTTTGTTTTTCAGTGATAAAGACCCGCTAAGCGAGCTTATCAGCGCGCTGCTTTCGCACCGCACCAAGAATGCCGACTCGCACCGCGCCTATCAGCAGCTGCGCGCCACCTTCCCAACCTGGGAGGACGTGCGCGACGCGCCCACCATCGACGTGCAGCGCGCCCTGAGCGCCTGCACCTGGCCCGAGCAGAAGGCGCCGCGCATCCAGGCGGTGCTGCGCGAGATAAGCCGCCGCTGCGGCGACGAAAACCTGCCGCCCTGCTCACTCGACTTTCTGGCCGACCGCCCCATTGCCGAGGCCCGCGCCTGGCTCGAAAGCATAACGGGCGTGGGGCCCAAGACCAGCGCGGCCACGCTGCTGTTCAGCAAGTTGCGCCTGCCGGCCATGCCCGTCGATAGCCACCACTACCGCGTGGCGCAGCGGCTGGGCCTCATTGGGCCGAAGGTGGGCGAAGGCCCCGCCCACGCCCTGCTGGCCGCCCTGCTGCCGCCCGACTGGACGGCCCAGCAGGTGTACGACCACCACGAGGCACTCATGTTTCACGGCCAAAAGTGCTGCTTTTTTCACCAGCCCGCCTGCCAGCGCTGCATCATGCGCGATGTGTGCCCCGTAGGGCAGGCGGCAGTGGCTAGCCCCTCATGA
- a CDS encoding DUF167 domain-containing protein → MTIHVQAKPNARRNELRPGPAGRWLVRLAAPPHDGQANTALLAFLAAVFGVPQRDVQLLSGHTAPFKKVEITGLSDEAGAAVLARYRASGG, encoded by the coding sequence ATGACCATCCACGTACAAGCCAAGCCTAATGCGCGCCGCAACGAGCTGCGGCCTGGCCCCGCTGGCCGCTGGCTGGTACGCCTGGCCGCCCCGCCCCATGATGGCCAGGCCAACACGGCGCTGCTAGCCTTCCTAGCCGCGGTGTTTGGCGTGCCCCAGCGCGACGTGCAGCTGCTGAGCGGCCATACGGCGCCCTTCAAAAAGGTGGAAATAACCGGCTTGAGCGACGAGGCCGGCGCCGCCGTGCTGGCGCGCTACCGGGCTAGCGGCGGCTAG
- a CDS encoding 26S protease regulatory subunit → MSADATLQPLLDALKFSPDNLPLRQHLGGLLRQTGQPQPAEDLYREGLRYHPTDPTLQLGLADAYFALGKTSAAFVVVEELLGQHDDLGPAHLLHARLLHASQQPDAAREAYAQALRLDPGLADTTLANELQANAPRRVPASGPAPGFGEPASPAAPALLGLEKPRITFQDVGGMEAVKEEIRLKIIHPLHFPDLYKAFGKASGGGLLLYGPPGCGKTYLARATAGEVQANFLSVGIAEILDMWLGNSEKNLHQLFELARAQAPCVLFFDEVDALAANRHDLRQSAGRTVINQFLEELDGVSASNEGVLIMAATNAPWHLDPAFRRPGRFDKITLVTPPDEGARASILEILLKGKPLAPDVKPAAVAARTAGLSGADLKAVVDGAVDTRLRLSMRAGRPLPIEQSDLLDAAKLVKPSTKEWFATARNYALYSNEGGLYDEILVYLGVKKPGGL, encoded by the coding sequence ATGTCCGCCGACGCTACGCTCCAGCCGCTGCTCGATGCCCTCAAGTTTTCGCCCGATAACCTGCCCCTGCGCCAGCATCTGGGCGGGCTGCTGCGCCAGACCGGCCAGCCCCAGCCGGCCGAGGACCTGTACCGCGAGGGCCTGCGCTACCATCCCACCGACCCCACGCTGCAACTAGGGCTAGCCGACGCCTACTTTGCCCTGGGCAAAACGTCGGCCGCCTTTGTAGTGGTGGAAGAGCTGCTGGGCCAGCACGACGACCTCGGGCCCGCGCACCTGCTGCACGCCCGCCTGCTGCACGCCAGCCAGCAGCCCGACGCCGCCCGCGAGGCCTACGCCCAAGCTCTGCGCCTCGACCCCGGCCTAGCCGATACTACCCTAGCCAACGAGCTGCAAGCCAATGCTCCGCGCCGGGTGCCGGCCAGCGGCCCGGCCCCTGGTTTTGGCGAGCCGGCTAGCCCGGCCGCGCCCGCCCTGCTAGGCCTCGAAAAGCCGCGCATCACTTTTCAGGACGTGGGCGGCATGGAGGCGGTGAAGGAGGAAATCCGGCTCAAGATTATTCACCCGCTGCACTTCCCCGATTTATATAAGGCCTTTGGCAAGGCTAGCGGGGGCGGGCTGTTGCTGTACGGCCCGCCCGGCTGCGGCAAAACCTACCTGGCCCGCGCCACGGCCGGCGAGGTGCAGGCCAATTTCCTGAGCGTAGGCATTGCCGAAATCCTGGATATGTGGCTCGGCAACAGCGAGAAAAACCTGCACCAGCTTTTCGAGCTGGCGCGGGCACAGGCGCCGTGCGTGCTGTTTTTTGACGAGGTAGATGCCCTGGCCGCCAACCGCCACGACCTGCGCCAGAGCGCCGGCCGCACCGTCATCAACCAGTTTTTGGAAGAACTCGACGGCGTGTCGGCTTCCAACGAGGGCGTGCTCATCATGGCCGCCACCAATGCCCCCTGGCACCTCGACCCGGCTTTCCGGCGCCCCGGCCGCTTCGATAAAATCACGCTCGTGACGCCGCCCGACGAAGGCGCGCGCGCCAGCATCCTCGAGATTTTGCTCAAGGGCAAGCCGCTAGCCCCCGATGTGAAGCCCGCCGCCGTGGCGGCCCGCACCGCCGGCCTCAGCGGTGCCGACCTCAAGGCCGTGGTCGATGGCGCAGTCGATACGCGCCTGCGCCTCTCCATGCGCGCCGGGCGGCCGCTGCCCATCGAGCAAAGCGACCTGCTCGATGCCGCCAAGCTTGTGAAGCCCAGCACTAAGGAGTGGTTTGCCACGGCCCGCAACTACGCGCTGTACTCGAACGAGGGCGGGCTGTATGACGAGATATTGGTGTATCTGGGGGTGAAAAAGCCGGGGGGACTGTAA
- a CDS encoding tetratricopeptide repeat protein, with translation MAGAVRVGTSPAPGWFAQAQQLVELGRYALAEELVRRELSQHPRSATAQVMLSLILQHTNRAAEAETAARQALALSPQYAEGYYFLALSCWQQRRLPEAGAAIATALELDPLAAKYYGVQSGLQLAWQQPTQALLIADAGLRLDPTNLTCLDYRLQALRVLNEPARAQATARSILRLAPNRAKTHVALGELLLAQAAYAPAEAHFRAALRSEPGLAAARQGLSQVWKQHFWLHRQAERLDSFAQRINEKLVNKIGASAYVLYFAGLVLLMPILCLPLALLYGGAYLRWRLAPAVRVLRSRSRVPDLPWWQLAPIAIGCLGAAALAIFLPASLAAAATAVAPLAAFGFWREVWGEPGPEPERDQVEWF, from the coding sequence ATGGCCGGTGCGGTTCGGGTGGGTACCAGCCCCGCCCCTGGCTGGTTTGCGCAGGCGCAGCAACTCGTGGAGCTGGGCCGCTACGCCCTGGCCGAAGAGCTAGTGCGCCGGGAGCTGAGCCAGCACCCGCGCTCGGCTACTGCGCAGGTGATGCTGAGCCTGATTTTGCAGCACACTAATCGGGCAGCCGAGGCCGAAACGGCTGCTCGCCAGGCGCTGGCGCTCTCGCCGCAATATGCGGAGGGCTACTATTTTCTGGCGCTTAGCTGCTGGCAGCAGCGCCGACTGCCCGAGGCCGGCGCCGCCATTGCCACCGCGCTTGAGCTCGACCCGCTGGCGGCCAAATACTACGGCGTGCAAAGCGGCTTGCAGCTGGCCTGGCAGCAACCCACGCAGGCCCTCCTCATCGCTGATGCAGGCCTGCGGCTCGACCCCACCAACCTCACCTGCCTCGACTACCGCTTGCAGGCCCTGCGAGTGCTGAACGAGCCCGCGCGGGCGCAAGCCACGGCCCGCAGCATCCTGCGCCTGGCGCCCAACCGCGCCAAAACGCACGTGGCACTGGGCGAGCTGCTACTGGCCCAAGCTGCCTACGCGCCGGCCGAAGCGCATTTTCGGGCCGCGCTGCGCAGTGAGCCGGGGCTAGCGGCCGCCCGGCAGGGCTTATCGCAAGTCTGGAAGCAGCATTTTTGGCTGCACCGCCAGGCCGAGCGACTCGACAGCTTTGCGCAGCGCATTAATGAGAAGCTAGTCAACAAGATAGGCGCGAGCGCTTACGTGCTGTACTTCGCGGGGCTCGTTCTGCTCATGCCCATCCTGTGCCTGCCCTTAGCGCTGCTCTACGGCGGAGCCTACTTGCGCTGGCGGCTAGCGCCGGCCGTGCGCGTGTTGCGCAGCCGCAGCCGGGTGCCCGACCTGCCGTGGTGGCAGCTGGCCCCAATAGCAATCGGCTGCCTGGGCGCCGCCGCGCTGGCCATTTTTCTGCCGGCTAGCCTAGCGGCGGCGGCCACGGCGGTTGCCCCCCTAGCCGCCTTCGGCTTTTGGCGGGAGGTGTGGGGCGAGCCGGGCCCCGAGCCCGAGCGCGACCAGGTCGAATGGTTTTAG
- a CDS encoding tetratricopeptide repeat protein: MPYSTDWLPRVQLLMQQNRLPQAADELRRQLRLDPHEPVAHALLAICLLDDAQRLPEAQEEAELAIHLAPEYDFAFYALALAQHRQHRPKEALAAINQALALDPADASYYLVLGQLRLESGQWQAALQAARTGLSFDSEHAGLHGLEARALARQGRREEASQAARAALGRGAESSDIQAQAGWVALETNRSQEALENFREALRLDATSDYARAGLVEALKARYWVYRTFMRFMYWVSSLSAGLRRGLLLGAYVVARFVPVLLPFYLVFAYLSWFKDALFNSLLRVSRYGRYALSARQTQHSNHFLALLGVAVVAGLGALLGRPGIPGLGTLAFVALGLLFPLVGTERLSARPRQQQYSRWVGWALAAVGVGSASLAMLEVAGASQLFTVFLYGTVAYTWFFALQ; this comes from the coding sequence ATGCCTTACTCTACCGATTGGCTGCCCCGCGTGCAGCTCCTCATGCAACAGAATCGCCTGCCGCAGGCCGCCGACGAGCTGCGCCGCCAGCTGCGCCTCGACCCGCACGAGCCGGTGGCCCACGCCCTGCTCGCCATTTGCCTGCTCGACGATGCGCAGCGCCTGCCCGAAGCGCAGGAGGAAGCCGAGCTAGCCATTCACCTGGCGCCGGAGTACGACTTTGCTTTCTACGCGCTGGCCTTGGCCCAGCACCGCCAGCACCGGCCCAAGGAAGCGCTGGCGGCCATCAACCAGGCGCTGGCCCTCGACCCGGCCGATGCCAGCTACTACCTCGTGCTGGGCCAGTTACGCCTCGAAAGCGGCCAGTGGCAGGCGGCCCTGCAAGCTGCCCGCACCGGCCTGAGTTTCGACAGCGAGCACGCCGGCCTGCACGGCCTGGAGGCTCGCGCCCTAGCCCGCCAGGGCCGCCGCGAGGAGGCTAGCCAGGCTGCCCGCGCGGCCTTGGGCCGCGGCGCCGAAAGCAGCGACATTCAGGCCCAGGCCGGCTGGGTGGCGCTCGAAACCAACCGCTCCCAGGAGGCCCTCGAGAACTTCCGCGAGGCCCTGCGCCTCGATGCCACCTCCGACTACGCCCGCGCCGGGCTGGTGGAGGCACTTAAGGCCCGGTACTGGGTGTATCGCACCTTTATGCGCTTCATGTACTGGGTGAGCTCGCTGAGCGCGGGGCTGCGCCGGGGCCTGCTGCTGGGGGCCTACGTAGTGGCGCGCTTCGTGCCGGTGCTGCTGCCGTTCTACCTGGTTTTTGCGTATTTGAGCTGGTTTAAGGATGCGCTATTTAACTCGCTACTGCGCGTGAGCCGCTACGGGCGCTACGCGCTTAGCGCCCGGCAAACGCAGCATTCCAATCATTTTCTGGCCTTGCTGGGCGTGGCCGTGGTGGCGGGGCTGGGGGCTTTGCTAGGGCGGCCGGGCATACCGGGCCTGGGTACGCTGGCCTTCGTGGCGCTGGGGCTGCTGTTTCCGCTGGTGGGCACCGAGCGGCTGTCGGCGCGGCCCAGGCAGCAGCAGTACTCGCGCTGGGTGGGCTGGGCGCTGGCCGCCGTGGGGGTGGGCAGCGCCTCGCTGGCCATGCTGGAGGTAGCGGGGGCTAGCCAGCTGTTTACCGTGTTTTTGTACGGCACGGTGGCGTATACCTGGTTTTTTGCCTTGCAATAA
- a CDS encoding polysaccharide deacetylase family protein: protein MRILHVLSANFFAGSVAYAVALAKAHHREGHQVWLASDAAALPTVAAQVQLPISQRTYGQRLRNIRALRQLVRQHGIDVVHAHSRAASWVSYFALRGLGVPLVSTIHGRQHLHTSTSLFDIYGQKVIAICENLAEHLREEVKMAPAKIVVVPNGIKWEVEVKNEEVKTAAEGAAIFTSSFFTSTFLRLAFIGRFNGPKGERAAALLQHVFPALLQEFAQLRVALIGGELEQLPEAGKMALAQLQSQYGERVEVIGFTDDVAGWLRKTDLVIGAGRVAMEALGQGRAVLALGEALYAGPVSLASYPAAAASNFGDISAWQQPAAGFDPAPVLADARAFLARPHRVAPALAQRVRHDYDLARVAARVLGVYESARMALAAPAFMPVLMYHKIPEAPIATRHQIFVTKENFAKHLAYFKDQKLTPITFQDYQDFASGRRPLAEFPRRPIVLTFDDGYTDNYTNLLPLMQQYGYRGVLYLLGDFEVRYNQWDLAQDPTEPRADIMSETQKRAFVAAGWEIGAHTLTHPRLASLPAAEAAHEIAASKAELERRLGITIVSFAYPYGDLSPETKRLAADAGFTYAVATDTGGLHLEDDRMQIFRINMFPHESASSLFKKTAPWYRRYYRWKRKK from the coding sequence ATGCGCATTCTGCACGTACTGTCCGCCAATTTCTTTGCCGGCTCGGTAGCCTACGCCGTGGCCCTGGCCAAGGCCCACCACCGCGAGGGCCACCAGGTGTGGCTAGCCTCCGATGCGGCGGCGCTGCCCACGGTGGCGGCTCAGGTGCAGCTGCCCATCAGCCAGCGCACCTACGGGCAGCGCCTGCGCAACATCCGGGCCTTGCGCCAACTGGTGCGCCAGCATGGTATCGACGTGGTGCACGCCCACTCGCGGGCCGCTAGCTGGGTGAGCTACTTCGCGCTGCGCGGGCTGGGGGTGCCGCTGGTGAGCACTATACACGGCCGCCAGCACCTGCACACCTCCACCTCGCTCTTCGATATTTACGGCCAGAAAGTCATCGCCATCTGCGAGAACCTGGCCGAGCACCTGCGCGAAGAAGTGAAGATGGCACCGGCTAAAATCGTGGTCGTGCCGAATGGAATTAAGTGGGAAGTAGAAGTAAAAAATGAAGAAGTAAAAACTGCAGCCGAAGGTGCGGCAATTTTTACTTCTTCATTTTTTACTTCTACCTTCCTCCGGCTAGCCTTCATCGGCCGTTTCAACGGGCCCAAGGGCGAGCGGGCGGCGGCACTGTTGCAGCACGTGTTTCCCGCACTGCTTCAAGAGTTTGCGCAGCTGCGCGTGGCGCTTATCGGCGGCGAGCTGGAACAGCTGCCCGAGGCCGGCAAAATGGCCCTGGCGCAGCTGCAAAGCCAATACGGCGAGCGCGTCGAAGTTATTGGCTTTACCGACGACGTAGCCGGCTGGCTGCGCAAAACTGACCTTGTCATCGGGGCCGGGCGCGTGGCCATGGAGGCGCTGGGGCAGGGCCGCGCCGTGCTGGCGCTGGGCGAGGCGCTCTACGCCGGGCCCGTGTCGCTGGCGAGCTACCCGGCGGCGGCCGCTTCCAACTTCGGCGATATTTCGGCCTGGCAGCAGCCGGCCGCCGGTTTCGACCCGGCCCCGGTGCTGGCCGATGCGCGGGCGTTTCTGGCCCGGCCGCACCGCGTGGCGCCGGCCCTGGCCCAGCGCGTGCGCCACGACTACGACCTGGCCCGCGTGGCGGCGCGGGTGCTGGGCGTGTACGAGTCGGCGCGCATGGCCCTGGCCGCGCCCGCTTTCATGCCGGTGCTCATGTACCACAAAATTCCGGAAGCGCCCATCGCTACCAGGCACCAGATTTTTGTCACGAAGGAGAATTTCGCGAAGCACCTGGCCTATTTTAAAGACCAAAAGCTCACGCCCATTACCTTCCAGGACTACCAGGATTTTGCCAGTGGCCGGCGCCCGCTGGCCGAGTTTCCGCGCCGGCCCATCGTGCTGACATTCGACGATGGTTACACTGATAATTATACCAATCTACTGCCCCTCATGCAGCAGTACGGCTACCGCGGCGTACTGTATTTACTGGGCGATTTCGAGGTGCGCTACAACCAGTGGGACCTCGCCCAGGACCCCACCGAGCCGCGTGCCGACATCATGAGTGAAACCCAGAAGCGGGCCTTCGTGGCGGCGGGCTGGGAAATCGGGGCGCATACCCTCACGCACCCGCGCCTGGCTAGCCTGCCCGCCGCCGAGGCCGCCCACGAAATCGCCGCCAGCAAGGCCGAGCTGGAACGCCGCCTCGGTATCACTATCGTCTCCTTCGCCTATCCCTACGGCGACCTCAGCCCCGAAACCAAGCGCCTGGCGGCCGACGCCGGCTTCACCTACGCCGTGGCCACCGACACTGGGGGCCTGCACCTGGAAGACGACCGGATGCAGATTTTTCGCATCAATATGTTCCCGCACGAGTCGGCCAGCAGCCTGTTCAAAAAAACTGCGCCCTGGTACCGGCGCTACTACCGCTGGAAGCGGAAGAAGTAG